One region of Miscanthus floridulus cultivar M001 chromosome 19, ASM1932011v1, whole genome shotgun sequence genomic DNA includes:
- the LOC136527169 gene encoding superoxide dismutase [Fe] 2, chloroplastic-like, with translation MAASALHLRLLPSPPAGVKLQQRQLRSRIQRQGGLSRRFSKVVSYYGLTTPPYKLDALEPYMSKRTVELHWGKHHQDYVDGLNKQLATSPLYGYTLEDLIKEAYNNGNPLPEYNNAAQVWNHHFFWESMQPDGGGLPEGGVLQQIENDFGSFTNFREEFIRSSLQLLGSGWVWLVLKRNERKLSVVHTRNAISPLAFGDIPIISLDLWEHAYYLDYKDDRLTYVTNFMDHLISWHTVTLRMMCAESFVNLGEPNIPVA, from the exons ATGGCGGCTTCAGCTCTCCACCTCCGCCTCCTCCCCTCGCCGCCGGCGGGTGTGAAGCTTCAGCAGCGACAGCTGCGCTCG AGAATACAGAGGCAGGGTGGACTATCTCGAAGATTTTCGAAAGTCGTGTCCTATTACGGTCTCACAACTCCGCCATATAAACTG GATGCTCTGGAACCTTATATGAGCAAGAGGACAGTTGAACTTCACTGGGGTAAGCACCATCAAGATTACGTGGATGGCTTGAATAAGCAGCTGGCTACCAGCCCTCTGTATGGATACACTCTGGAGGATCTGATAAAAGAAGCTTACAACAATGGCAATCCATTACCAGAGTATAACAATGCAGCACAG GTCTGGAACCATCACTTCTTCTGGGAATCAATGCAACCAGATGGTGGTGGCTTACCTGAGGGAGGTGTACTGCAGCAGATTGAAAATGATTTTGGCTCATTTACTAATTTTAGGGAAGAGTTCATCCGCTCATCCTTACAACTATTGGGGTCTGGTTGGgtttggcttgtct TGAAGAGAAATGAGAGAAAACTTTCAGTGGTTCATACACGAAATGCTATCTCCCCACTTGCTTTTGGCGATATT CCAATCATCAGCCTAGACTTATGGGAG CATGCTTACTACTTAGACTACAAG GATGATAGGCTAACCTATGTTACAAACTTTATGGACCATCTCATCTCTTGGCATACTGTCACTCTACGCATGATGTGTGCGGAGTCTTTTGTGAACCTTGGTGAGCCAAATATCCCGGTGGCATGA
- the LOC136525573 gene encoding uncharacterized protein: MDCCVLTWAYGTVSNDLQQSLMIRDPNARAAWLYLEDEFLGQRESRALLLEAEFRSFKQGALSITDYCRRLETMAASLAEFGDPIDDRQLVLTLFRGLNDKFCHMSNMKMQRPFPTFDGARTLLLLEEIDLNDITADDTHATPPEPLALVAAPTPPPQRPPALAPAGSGAPAGLRNPHRRGCGGKSGGSIAGPRHGGGAPSGLGTGHTNPWSGTVQLWPHGYSGLSGHMLRPPSAPYNHP; the protein is encoded by the coding sequence ATGGACTGCTGCGTTCTCACCTGGGCCTACGGCACCGTGTCCAACGATCTACAGCAATCGTTGATGATTCGGGATCCCAACGCCCGCGCTGCCTGGCTCTACCTTGAGGATGAATTCCTCGGGCAGCGTGAGTCTCGCGCCCTACTGCTGGAGGCTGAATTCCGCTCCTTCAAGCAGGGCGCCCTCTCCATCACGGACTACTGCCGCCGCCTTGAGACGATGGCCGCCTCCCTCGCCGAGTTCGGTGATCCGATCGATGATCGGCAACTCGTCCTTACCCTCTTCCGTGGCCTCAACGACAAATTTTGCCACATGTCGAATATGAAGATGCAGCGGCCCTTCCCCACGTTCGACGGGGCACGCACGCTGCTGCTCCTCGAGGAGATCGACCTCAACGACATCACTGCCGACGACACTCATGCCACACCGCCGGAGCCGCTGGCCCTGGTCGCTGCACCAACACCACCTCCGCAGCGCCCTCCTGCACTGGCCCCCGCTGGTTCCGGCGCTCCTGCTGGATTGCGCAACCCGCACCGCCGTGGATGCGGCGGCAAGTCTGGTGGCAGCATTGCTGGACCTCGACATGGTGGTGGCGCACCATCTGGCCTAGGCACGGGTCACACCAATCCCTGGTCTGGTACTGTCCAGTTGTGGCCGCACGGTTACAGTGGTCTATCTGGCCACATGCTACGTCCTCCGTCCGCGCCGTACAACCACCCCTAG